Part of the Canis aureus isolate CA01 chromosome 3, VMU_Caureus_v.1.0, whole genome shotgun sequence genome, aaagggTGTTTGAACgtacttaattttttaatctattgctTATGTTAATCACAGAATCCTGAAGGGTAGGTCAGGTCTGTCTGTCCTCTTCCTATGACTGTCAGGGCAATGCTGCATTTATGGGTTACGTTGCTAGAAGGGCCAAAGGGTGATTTGTTCCGGGTGGAATGGGCAGCACCAAAGTTGTTACGTAAGGGGGAGCTGAGACAGAGGTGGTATAAATATCTggtgctttttcttttccacacAGGTCAGAGTTTACCAGTAGGGACTCACAGAGCTCCGACAAGCAGATTCTCAACATCTACGACCTGTGCAACAAGTTTATAGCCTATAGTGCCGTCTTTGAGGATGTAGTGGATGTGCTTGCTGAGTGGGGCTCCCTGTACGTGCTGACGCGGGATGGGCGGGTCCACGCACTGCAGGAGAAGGACACACAGACCAAACTGGAGGCAAGGCCACCAGGTTCCCAGAGCTGGCCACAGGCACCCAGACGCAGCTGTAGGAACAGGCTCCCCAAGTCACCTTGGCCAGGGTGTTTTCTTCCCTTTGGGGTACAGGCTTTCCCAGCTTCCTTAGAGTAGAATTACAAGGCAAATGGTCTGGGATGAGGTCTCAGAGGGAGATAATGGCTGGGTCCCCTCTGTCTGCCAAGAGCCTTGCAAGGTAAGGCGATCCTGGCCTTGAGGCTATTTGAGGGGTCTCGCCCTGTCTAGGACCTAGGCAGATCAGAGCTCTAGGAACGTCTGGGTTGTGCATTCTAGGTACATTCTGGGAAGATGATGTCTCTGGATGGCCTCTACCAATTTTCTAATCTCTCCCCCTTCCAGATGCTGTTTAAGAAGAACCTATTTGAGATGGCCATTAACCTGGCCAAGAGCCAGCACCTGGACAGTGATGGGTTGGCCCAGATCTTCATGCAGTATGGGGACCATCTCTACAGCAAGGGCAACCACGATGGGGCTGTTCAGCAGTATATACGGTCTGTCCCGGAGTGCTTTAGGATATAGTTTTGCATGCAGCCAGATAGGCTAATGGCTGGGTTTGGGTGAGGGGAGCAGACTCTACCAGAACCACCCTTTCTTTCTGCAGGAACTGTGATGGCCTGAGTGAGAAGACAGTACACTTAATTGCAAAGGGAGCCCTTAAGGTTAAATATTACATGACCAAGATACAATTAGGCCAACAAATACTTCTTGTCTTAAACCTTAGTCCAGCCTCTGTTAATATTCATTTTAGGGGTGGCCAGCTGGCTCGttggttgagcattcaactcttaatctcagggccatgagttcaagccccacattgggcatatagcttagtttaaaagaaaaaaaaaattgttttgacctGATTCTTTCAAGGGAAAAAGGTATTCATGTCTTGGCTTCCACAGTTTCTTCCTTTGGTACTAATTccggaaattttttttttaaaatattatttatttatttatgatagtcacacacacacacagagagagagaggcagagacacaggcagagggagaagcaggctccatgcaccgggagcccgacgtgggattcgatcccgggtctccaggatcgcgccccaggccaaaggcaggcaccaaaccgctgcgccacccagggatcccataattcCGGAAATTTTTTGCTCTAATATAAGGGATTGTGGGAACCTGTCTAGCTTCTTTCCCTATCTCTCTAGAATTCCTGTTTTCAGCCAAGTTTAAGAATCAGTGTTCTGGAGCCTTGCTTCTCATGTGGTCTATAGTCTAGTGGTATTGATATGGTCTTTGTTAGAAATACAGAGTCTCAGGTCTCACCCCAGACCTaccaaaataatttacattttaagaagaTCTGCTAGTGACTCCTATGCATATGAAAGTTTGAGAAGTATACTTACTGACCCAGATACTCTTTGATGCATGTGTCTCTCTAGAACCATTGGAAAGTTGGAGCCATCCTATGTGATCCGCAAGTTTCTGGATGCCCAGCGCATTCATAACCTGACTGCCTACCTACAGACCCTCCACCGGCAGTCCCTGGCCAACGCTGACCATACCACGCTGCTGCTCAACTGCTACACCAAGCTCAAGGACAGCTCAAAGCTAGAGGAGTTCATCAAGGTGCAGGGTGGTGGGGGTCCCACTGAGCATGAGGTGGCTCCACCAGGGCTTGGCCTTCTTCAGCatatggagggagagggaagagctgaTCTTATTCGGAGGACCAGGACCCTCTAGCCTATAAACTGGGAAGAGGAACAACGTTTCCTACTAGTTCCCCCATCTCTGCTCTTGTTTTATGATGCCTGAACTTCCCATAGTATCTAAGCTCAGGGAATTAACACTGGGAGACTCCTGGGTCCCCAAAGGAGTCCCTGTAATAGTAGGGGCAGAGGAGGGCTTTGACTCTTAGAAACTCTGAGAAGCAAGAAGATGTAATGTTTTAAAACCAtggactttatttccttttttttttgttttgtcttccacCATCTTGGTCATTATTGTTATCTTAAgaatctgggggtgcctggctggttcagtcagtagaacacgtgactcttgatctctgggttgtgagttcaagcctcacgttaGGTCTAGagcttactggaaaaaaaaaaaaaaaaagaaagaaagaaaaaagaatctggtCTTAGAATCAGATGCATGTCTCCCTTCCCCAACCCCATTTCTGCAAATGATTTTGTGTCACATCTCCCTGGCAGACAAAGAGTGAGAGTGAAGTCCACTTTGATGTGGAGACAGCCATCAAGGTTCTCCGGCAGGCTGGCTACTACTCCCATGCCCTCTACTTGGCTGAGAACCATGCACATCATGAGTGGTACTTAAAGATCCAGCTAGAGGACATCAAGGTAAGTGAGACAGACTGACTCTTTTTCTGGGACATCCCCAGGATGATGAGAGTGCttcttctgccctttccctctcCACAGAATTATCAGGAAGCCCTACGGTACATCGGCAAGCTGCCTTTTGAGCAGGCAGAGAGCAACATGAAACGCTATGGCAAGATCCTCATGCACCATATACCAGAGCAGACGACCCAGTTGCTGAAGGGACTCTGTACAGACTATCAGCCTAGCCTTGAAGGCCGAGGCGATAGAGAGGCTCCTGGATGCAGGGTGAGACCTCAGGGAGAATGGTTTTTGAACAGCAGGGATCACCCGGGGGGCCTCAAGGGTATCATGCCCATTCACTCGGCCTCCTCTCAACCCCCTATCCCCTCTCCCGTCATCATCCTAGGCCAACTCAGAGGAGTTCATCCCCATCTTCGCCAACAACCCTCGAGAGTTGAAAGCCTTCCTGGAACACATGAGTGAAGTACAGCCCGACTCACCGCAGGGCATCTATGATACGCTCCTGGAGCTACGGTTGCAGAACTGGGCCCATGAGAAAGATCCACAGGTGAGGCCTCGCAGACACTATGGGAGGTGCTGGAGAAGCTGTTCCTCTGTTCCTCTGCCTTCTGCAGTTGCATTCTTTAGATGAGTAACACTTCACCCCGGGGGCTGAATAGTCCTTGGTCAAGAGACAATCAAAGAGGCAGTTAATCGTCTCGAGAGACCCTGTAATTTTGCCCGTCTGTCCAGCAGCTCTGTCCTTCTGCCCTAGGTCAAAGAGAAACTTCATGCAGAGGCCATCTCCCTGCTGAAGAGCGGCCGCTTTTGTGACGTCTTTGACAAAGCCCTGGTCCTCTGCCAGATGCATGACTTTCAGGATGGGGTCCTTTACCTCTATGAACAGGGGAAGCTGTAAGATTTGGGACCActtcagggaagggggaaggctCGAGTTTTCCCGGGACGGTCCCTGAGGTGCGCCTTCCCCTGGCCCCAGGTTCCAGCAGATCATGCACTACCACATGCAGCACGAGCAGTACCGGCAGGTGATCGCTGTGTGTGAGCGCCATGGGGAGCAGGAGCCCTCCCTATGGGAACAGGCGCTCAGCTACTTTGCCCGGAAGGAGGAGGACTGCAAGGAGTATGTGGCAGCAGTGCTTAAGCACATTGAGAGCAAGAACCTCATGCCACCCCTTCTGGGTACTGGAGAGGATGGGatcgggggtggtggtgggggtgggctgCTGACGGCTCTGGGCCAGGGGCTCTTCCATTCTATCCAGATGGGGCTGGCTGATTCACTGTCTTGTTTTCCTCTGGACCCAATCTCAGTGGTGCAGACACTGGCCCACAACTCAACAGCTACCCTGTCTGTCATCCGGGATTACCTGGTCCAAAAACTGCAGAAACAGAGCCAGCAGATCTCACAGGATGAGCTCCGGGTGCGACGGTACCGAGAGGAGACCACCCGCATCCGCCAGGAGATCCAGGAGCTCAAGGCGAGGTACTTGACAGCTGGCCCTGTAGAGCAGTCCAGGGGATGACTTTGTTCTTCCCAGGGTGTCACTAAATACTTTTTGTAGAGGGTCACATGGAGCCTGTTCAAACATTTCGTTTTTCAAGATCTGTTTTAATGGAGGAATTCCAAAGGATGATTTAATCCATAGACCATTATTTTTTGGGTTTTGGAGAATGTTATCTTGTGGCAGGTACTTTTCTTTCTGTAtgaatctatattttatttcaccccccctttttttttttaagattttatttatttattcacaagacacacacacagaggcagagatataggccgagggagaagcaggctccatgcagggagcctgagcaggactcgatcccaggaccctgggatcactacatgagccaagggcagacactcagcccctgagccacccagacatcccactattttatttctcttaaacaCATTTAAGTTGTGGTTGGAAGCCATTCAGAAGTAAAAAAACTTTGtgttagaaaatacagaaagtggATAACTTAGAAGTATTTATAGTATAGATTAATCTCCTACTTTTAGGTTTTAATCTGCCCTTAACAttgtaaaatatttgagaagaacagtttcttcatctcacaaatacttactgagcccCTATCATATCTGAAGCACTGTTCTTAACAACACAGACAAAAAGCCCTGCTGTGTGGAGCTTACAGTGTGGAGGTAGAGACAGATCAAAATAAGCAGAATGTTGTGTCAGGTGATGATAAGGTCTAAGGAGAAAATTAGTTTCAGAAGGGGTGCAGGGTACAGAGCATCTGTATGTTGTCACGTATAAGGTGGCCAGGAACGGCCTCACTGGAAGGGTCACATCTGAGTAGAGACCTGAAAGGCCAGTACAGGCTCCCAATTATGGGAATGactaagtcacagggatgaaaataCAGTGTAGGGAGTATGGTCAGCGCTGTGGTCATAGCTGTTGTTGTTACAGCAGCTACACTGGTGATGATCACAGCATGACATAGAGACTTGTCAGTCACTGTGTTGTCCACTCGAAACTAATGTGACACACATCAGcaatgcttcaattaaaaaaaataaggactccttcgtggctcagtagttgaacgtctgcctttggctcaggtcatgatcccgggtcctggaatcgagtcccacatcaggctccccacaggcaacctgcttctccttttgcctatgtctctgtcactctctctgtgtttctcattaaaaaataaatatatttttttaaaatacacgaAAGACAATTTAGCAGTAGTTATGAAAACTGAAAGCATCAGTTGGACCTGCAGGGAACCTGCCGAGACTCACTGCAGGCCCAAGGCTGGTGGCCTCATTTGACTCCCTATTGGTAACAAGGGCAGGGCCTATATAGTTCCTTCCAGGAACCTCTCTTTCTTCCTCGACTGCAGCCGCCTCCTCTCTGTACCTGGCTCTTGGCTCTGCCCTTACTCTTTGCCACTTCTTTCTGGTCTCCCTTGCCTGCAGTCCAAAGATTTTCCAGAAGACCAAGTGCAGCATCTGTAACAGTGCCTTGGAGTTGCCCTCAGTCCACTTCCTCTGCGGCCACTCCTTCCACCAACACTGCTTTGAGAGTTACTCGGAAAGTGATGCCGAttgccccacctgcctccctgaaAACCGGAAGGTCATGGATATGATTCGGGCCCAGGAACAGAAACGCGATCTCCACGATCAGTTCCAGCACCAGGTGGGTGTGAGTGGGTGGATGACTGCCCCATTCACAGGGTGTCATGGGAGCATTAGCTAGTTTCTGTCTGTCCTCCTCACTTAGGACAGGGACCTGCAGTTCTGattcttccctcctctttccctgcAGCTCAAGTGCTCGAATGATAGCTTCTCTGTGATTGCGGACTACTTTGGCCGAGGTGTTTTCAACAAATTGACTCTGCTGACCGACCCTCCCACGGCCAGGCTGAACGCAAGCCTGGAGGCTGGGCTGCAACGGGACTTGCTCATGCACTCCAGGAGGGGCACTTAAGcagctggtggggaggggtgtgATAGTGAAGGCACAGCAGCAAGGACATGGGGGGCAGAGGCAAGGCTGTCACACAGGAGTCAGGCAGACATGCCCAGGACTCCGCCCCGATCTGATGCCATAGCCCTCAGGAGTAAAGGggactttctttttctccttctttctttggcCAGCCCGCCATTCCTCCTGTTGACTTTCTGAGCAGTGCGGATCATTCCAGACCAGCGGGGGAGGGCACCTCAGCAACCTCTGAGTATGAACAATAGCTGCTTTATTCTCTATCCAAGAGCACCAGGCTGTGCTTGGGTCCTTGCTCccagaatgtataaataaaagaatataatagtTTGGGGGTTGCCGGGTTTATTCTGGGGACTTCCTGGTGATTCTTAGCTGGGCAAAATGTACTACTTTGCTCTTCTCTGGTAGAATTCCACTTCCTTTCCTGCACAGTTCCTTCCAGTAACGGGTGAGGTCTGTGGCACCTAGCAGACTTCGATTTACTGAAGAACTGCGAAAGTCCTATTACCTTTCTGCTCCAAGAGCAGCCTGGACTGAGGCCCCCCAACGGCACCTGCTCTGTAGTCTGGCTGGTCTCTATGGCTCTTGTTTGAACGGTGTTCAAGCAGGAGGCCAATTCTGGTGAGGACCCTGGGGTTTAGGCGTGCCTTTACAATGATGGGTAGGGTGGTGTCTCACTCGATTTAGTACCAGTTGATAAGTGGGATGAAGGGGCCTTTGCTGAaacatttttcccttctttccaaaGTTGCCAGCTGCAGTTTGTGTTGCTAGTCGTCTGCCTATAATTTGGGTTACACTGCCTATTGGAAGACTGTCCTGGGGTGCTTgaggggctcagctggttaagcggctggcttttggtttcagctcagatcttgatctcagggttgcaagttcaagccccacattgtggtccaagcccagcatggagcctacttaaaaaattaaaaagaaaattgctccAATGGGGTTGCTTAGCCCAAGA contains:
- the VPS11 gene encoding vacuolar protein sorting-associated protein 11 homolog; translated protein: MAAYLQWRRFVFFDKELVKEPLGNDGAAPAAAPASGPAASKFLCLPPGITVCDSGRGSLVFGDMEGQIWFLPRSLQPTGFQAYKLRVTHLYQLKQHNILASVGEDEEGINPLVKIWNLEKRDGGNPLCTRIFPAIPGTEPTVVSCLTVHENLNFMAIGFTDGSVTLNKGDITRDRHSKTQILHKGNYPVTGLAFRQAGKITHLFVVTTENVQSYIVSGKDYPRVELDTHGCGLRCSALSDPSQDLQFIVAGDECVYLYQPDERGPCFAFEGHKLIAHWFRGYLVIVSRDRKVSPKSEFTSRDSQSSDKQILNIYDLCNKFIAYSAVFEDVVDVLAEWGSLYVLTRDGRVHALQEKDTQTKLEMLFKKNLFEMAINLAKSQHLDSDGLAQIFMQYGDHLYSKGNHDGAVQQYIRTIGKLEPSYVIRKFLDAQRIHNLTAYLQTLHRQSLANADHTTLLLNCYTKLKDSSKLEEFIKTKSESEVHFDVETAIKVLRQAGYYSHALYLAENHAHHEWYLKIQLEDIKNYQEALRYIGKLPFEQAESNMKRYGKILMHHIPEQTTQLLKGLCTDYQPSLEGRGDREAPGCRANSEEFIPIFANNPRELKAFLEHMSEVQPDSPQGIYDTLLELRLQNWAHEKDPQVKEKLHAEAISLLKSGRFCDVFDKALVLCQMHDFQDGVLYLYEQGKLFQQIMHYHMQHEQYRQVIAVCERHGEQEPSLWEQALSYFARKEEDCKEYVAAVLKHIESKNLMPPLLVVQTLAHNSTATLSVIRDYLVQKLQKQSQQISQDELRVRRYREETTRIRQEIQELKASPKIFQKTKCSICNSALELPSVHFLCGHSFHQHCFESYSESDADCPTCLPENRKVMDMIRAQEQKRDLHDQFQHQLKCSNDSFSVIADYFGRGVFNKLTLLTDPPTARLNASLEAGLQRDLLMHSRRGT